One segment of Geomonas ferrireducens DNA contains the following:
- a CDS encoding class I SAM-dependent methyltransferase → MDIYNEHCLPHLTNCVCGMKPLARQRALIVPQAQGDVLEVGMGTALNLPFYDKEKVSRVWGLEPSPGMRRAAAENVKRSGIQVEWLDLPAARIPLGDATVDTVLLTFTLCSIADWQGALAEMRRVLKAQGRLLFCEHGAAPDASIFKWQKRITPWWKHAAGGCHLDRPIPTLLKTGGFGILEMDEDYMGGVPRIAGYTYRGSAAKR, encoded by the coding sequence ATGGACATCTACAATGAGCACTGCCTGCCACACCTCACCAACTGCGTCTGCGGCATGAAGCCGCTGGCACGTCAGCGGGCGCTGATCGTCCCTCAGGCGCAAGGCGACGTCCTGGAAGTGGGGATGGGAACGGCGCTGAACCTGCCGTTTTACGACAAAGAGAAGGTGAGTCGCGTCTGGGGTCTGGAGCCGTCCCCGGGGATGCGCAGGGCGGCGGCGGAAAACGTTAAGCGTAGCGGAATTCAGGTGGAGTGGCTGGATCTGCCGGCGGCGCGGATCCCGCTTGGTGACGCGACCGTAGACACGGTACTGCTCACTTTCACCCTGTGCAGTATCGCGGACTGGCAGGGAGCACTGGCCGAAATGCGGCGCGTGCTCAAGGCTCAGGGGAGGCTCTTGTTCTGCGAACACGGCGCGGCGCCGGACGCATCGATCTTTAAGTGGCAGAAGCGGATCACACCATGGTGGAAACACGCGGCCGGGGGATGCCACCTGGACCGCCCCATCCCGACGCTTCTCAAGACCGGCGGCTTCGGCATCCTGGAGATGGACGAGGATTATATGGGTGGCGTGCCCAGGATTGCGGGGTACACCTATCGCGGCAGCGCCGCGAAGCGCTGA
- a CDS encoding ATP-binding protein has translation MTRSSTLSTRFLLLLITFVVALPAAGVIIYSGIQFRNAMIDDAGKETLRVTERIGAEQRNLVVAAEQLMTSLAQLPEVKARDAARVEPILKELRKLNPMYGNIIVADRQGRVWATAMPMRQQLITSDRRFFRAALASGRLSSGEYVVSRITTRPIFNLGYPLKDEKGAVVGVISVTLNIENYRSLLQQMHLPVGTSFVILDHKGVILARGIDPEHYLGKPYPADAFKKLQEGPDRGTHIRVGLQGDKRIISYLKLWLPGENTPYMYVTAGIPIEAATRNADRSLAYSMTLLSSFLLLACLAAIFIGKRCLGDRIKILEEASRRLADGETGMKVSDLVHGGELGGLARTFDFMAEQLRAREDALARSEAFMNTIIETEPECVKMLDSEGRLQMMNRAGLNMIDADSFAQVQGKCVFDRITPEFKEPFKELTRNVFRGIPGNLVFQTSGLKGRRVWLDTHAVPFRDDRGEIVSLLGITRDITEQMKSEEQRQETLLLFESLLQYSPMGIRIFDGESGKCILLNQATADIAGGDVEQMQQQNFRSLQSWRESGLLEAAETVLGDGIARVHEVELHTSFGKDIAMSYVLSRLMIKEKKHLLVVGRDVTDERRLTDDKKKMEAQMLHVQKLESLGVLAGGIAHDFNNILMAIMGNAELALLRLPQESPIRGNLQNIEKSSQRAADLAQQMLAYSGKGSFLIEEVNVNTLVEEMRHMLDVSISKKVEVHLELAEDLPLVEVDATQVRQVVMNLVINASEAIGDNSGVISIRTGARRCDAVTLSQLWLNDRLQEGEYVYLEVSDNGCGMDPETVARIFDPFFTTKFTGRGLGMAAVLGIVRGHKGTIQVRSTPGEGSTFTVFIPAVAGEARPQPQAQETLTAPTGTGTVLLVDDEETIRSLGTEMLETLGYRVLTAEDGAAAIDIFQRQKDDIACVILDLTMPHMDGEQALRVLRSLDPGVQVLLSSGFSEQEITQRFTGWGLTGFIQKPYRLTDLSRKLQLVHNKGRADI, from the coding sequence ATGACTCGTTCTTCCACACTTTCCACCCGTTTCCTGCTGCTGCTTATCACCTTCGTCGTAGCCCTGCCGGCTGCGGGCGTCATCATTTACTCCGGGATACAGTTCCGCAACGCCATGATAGACGATGCCGGGAAGGAGACGCTGCGCGTTACCGAAAGGATCGGGGCCGAACAGCGAAACCTCGTGGTGGCGGCTGAGCAACTCATGACCTCGCTGGCGCAACTCCCCGAGGTAAAGGCGCGTGACGCGGCTCGGGTGGAGCCGATCCTAAAAGAGCTGCGCAAGTTGAACCCGATGTACGGCAACATCATCGTTGCGGATCGGCAGGGACGGGTCTGGGCAACCGCTATGCCGATGCGCCAGCAACTGATCACCTCAGACCGCCGCTTTTTCAGAGCTGCCTTGGCCAGTGGCAGACTTTCCTCGGGCGAGTACGTGGTAAGCAGGATCACGACGAGGCCCATCTTCAACCTCGGCTACCCGCTCAAGGACGAGAAAGGGGCGGTGGTCGGCGTCATCAGCGTCACCCTCAATATCGAGAACTACCGGTCCCTGCTGCAGCAGATGCACCTGCCGGTAGGGACCAGCTTCGTGATACTGGACCACAAGGGGGTCATTCTCGCCAGGGGGATAGACCCGGAACACTACCTCGGCAAACCCTACCCCGCAGATGCCTTCAAGAAACTCCAGGAGGGCCCCGACCGTGGGACCCACATCAGAGTCGGGCTCCAGGGGGACAAGCGCATCATCTCCTACCTCAAGCTTTGGCTTCCCGGCGAAAACACCCCTTACATGTACGTCACCGCCGGAATACCGATCGAGGCGGCCACGCGTAACGCAGACCGCTCGCTTGCCTACAGCATGACTTTGCTGTCGTCGTTTCTGCTCCTTGCGTGCCTCGCGGCCATCTTCATCGGCAAGCGCTGTCTGGGCGACCGCATCAAGATCCTCGAGGAAGCCTCCAGGCGGCTGGCCGATGGGGAGACGGGTATGAAGGTATCCGACCTGGTGCATGGGGGGGAGCTTGGCGGGCTCGCCCGCACCTTCGACTTCATGGCGGAACAGCTGCGTGCCAGGGAGGACGCGCTCGCGCGCAGCGAGGCCTTCATGAACACCATCATCGAGACGGAACCCGAATGCGTAAAGATGCTCGACTCGGAGGGGCGCCTGCAGATGATGAACCGCGCGGGTCTGAACATGATAGATGCCGACTCTTTTGCGCAGGTACAGGGGAAGTGCGTTTTTGACAGGATCACCCCTGAATTCAAAGAGCCTTTCAAGGAGCTGACCCGTAACGTGTTCCGTGGCATCCCCGGCAACCTGGTTTTTCAGACCTCGGGGCTTAAAGGAAGGCGCGTCTGGCTCGACACCCATGCGGTCCCCTTCCGCGACGACCGCGGAGAGATCGTGTCGCTGCTCGGCATCACCAGGGACATCACCGAGCAGATGAAGAGCGAGGAGCAGCGCCAGGAGACCTTACTGCTCTTCGAATCGCTCCTGCAGTACTCGCCCATGGGGATCCGCATCTTTGACGGTGAATCCGGCAAATGTATCCTGCTGAACCAGGCGACTGCGGATATCGCGGGCGGTGACGTGGAGCAGATGCAGCAGCAGAACTTCCGCTCCTTGCAGTCCTGGCGGGAAAGCGGTTTGTTGGAGGCGGCCGAAACGGTTCTCGGCGACGGTATCGCGCGTGTTCACGAGGTGGAGCTGCATACGAGCTTCGGCAAGGACATCGCCATGTCGTACGTGCTTTCCCGGCTCATGATCAAGGAGAAGAAGCATCTCCTCGTGGTCGGACGTGATGTGACCGATGAAAGGCGGCTGACCGATGACAAGAAAAAGATGGAAGCCCAGATGCTGCATGTCCAGAAACTGGAGAGCCTGGGGGTCCTGGCGGGGGGGATCGCCCACGACTTCAACAACATCCTGATGGCGATCATGGGGAACGCGGAACTGGCTCTGCTCAGGCTCCCACAGGAATCTCCCATACGGGGAAACCTGCAGAACATAGAAAAATCGTCGCAGCGGGCGGCCGACCTGGCCCAGCAGATGCTGGCGTATTCCGGCAAGGGGAGCTTTCTCATCGAGGAGGTCAACGTCAACACTCTCGTCGAGGAAATGAGGCACATGCTGGATGTCTCGATTTCGAAGAAGGTGGAGGTGCACCTTGAGCTCGCCGAGGATCTCCCCCTGGTGGAAGTCGATGCGACGCAGGTCCGCCAGGTGGTCATGAACCTCGTCATCAACGCCTCCGAAGCGATCGGCGACAACAGCGGCGTCATCTCGATCAGGACCGGCGCGCGGCGGTGCGACGCGGTAACGCTCTCGCAGCTGTGGCTAAACGACAGACTCCAGGAGGGGGAGTACGTCTATCTCGAGGTTTCCGACAACGGTTGCGGCATGGACCCTGAGACCGTCGCGAGGATATTCGATCCCTTTTTCACCACCAAGTTCACCGGGCGCGGCCTCGGGATGGCGGCGGTCCTCGGCATCGTGCGCGGCCATAAAGGGACCATACAAGTGCGCAGCACGCCGGGCGAAGGGTCAACCTTCACCGTCTTCATCCCGGCTGTCGCGGGAGAAGCGCGGCCGCAGCCGCAAGCGCAGGAAACACTCACTGCGCCGACCGGCACCGGGACCGTTCTTCTGGTGGATGACGAAGAGACCATCCGCAGTCTCGGGACGGAGATGCTGGAAACCCTCGGCTACCGCGTGTTGACTGCGGAGGACGGGGCGGCCGCCATAGATATCTTCCAACGGCAAAAGGACGACATCGCGTGCGTCATCCTTGACCTCACCATGCCGCATATGGACGGGGAGCAGGCGCTGCGCGTGCTGCGCTCCCTCGATCCGGGGGTACAGGTCCTTCTCTCCAGCGGCTTCAGCGAACAGGAAATCACCCAGAGGTTCACCGGGTGGGGCCTGACGGGATTCATCCAGAAACCCTATCGCCTAACCGATCTGAGCCGAAAGCTCCAGCTTGTTCACAACAAGGGAAGAGCCGATATCTGA
- a CDS encoding LysR family transcriptional regulator, whose amino-acid sequence MSLRSLRILAAVAGKGSFAAAAEQMGLTQSAVSLQIRNLEEEFGVQLFERTGRSPKLNMNGKLVVERVREILDIYDGIKADLSPSGTIKGVLTLGAVPTVLTGPLPAVLGRLRKTHEEMQVRLVSSLSAELVRQVEEGDLDAALTTEPPFAIPPHCRWQAYDEEPFFVVAPQGAAAATVQELFETYPFVRFDKTAWAGALVDAHLLAQGIKPREVMEFDSLEAAISLVEQGLGIAVVPLNRQRLEKAQGHFSLAPFGTPQLTRRVGMYQKLRHPRLALTQLVLDELQVECQSSRNTQA is encoded by the coding sequence ATGTCCTTGCGCAGCCTTCGCATCCTCGCAGCAGTCGCCGGCAAAGGGAGTTTCGCCGCCGCCGCGGAACAGATGGGATTGACCCAGTCAGCCGTCAGCCTCCAGATCAGGAACCTGGAGGAGGAGTTCGGCGTGCAGCTCTTCGAGCGGACCGGACGCAGCCCCAAACTCAACATGAACGGCAAACTGGTCGTGGAGCGGGTCCGCGAGATCCTCGACATCTACGACGGGATCAAGGCGGACCTCTCGCCATCGGGCACCATCAAGGGGGTGCTGACGCTGGGGGCGGTCCCCACCGTGCTCACCGGCCCTCTACCGGCGGTACTCGGGCGGCTGCGTAAAACACACGAGGAGATGCAGGTGCGCCTGGTCTCGAGCCTGTCGGCAGAGCTCGTGCGCCAGGTCGAAGAGGGGGATCTCGATGCGGCGCTCACCACCGAGCCCCCCTTCGCCATCCCGCCGCACTGCCGGTGGCAGGCGTACGACGAGGAGCCTTTCTTCGTGGTCGCCCCGCAGGGTGCTGCCGCCGCCACGGTACAGGAACTCTTCGAGACATACCCCTTCGTCCGCTTCGACAAAACCGCGTGGGCCGGGGCCCTCGTGGACGCCCATTTGCTGGCGCAGGGGATAAAGCCGCGCGAGGTGATGGAGTTCGACTCCCTGGAGGCGGCGATCAGCCTTGTGGAGCAGGGGCTCGGCATCGCCGTCGTGCCGTTGAACCGTCAGCGCCTCGAGAAGGCGCAGGGGCATTTCAGCCTCGCCCCGTTCGGCACCCCGCAGTTGACCAGGCGGGTCGGGATGTACCAGAAACTACGTCACCCGCGCCTGGCGCTCACACAACTGGTGCTGGACGAGCTCCAAGTGGAGTGCCAATCCTCAAGAAATACTCAAGCCTAA
- a CDS encoding PQQ-dependent sugar dehydrogenase, whose protein sequence is MLSWKNHAIRFLFCFTLTALPSPACAADAWFPARITLTPVVKGLRQPTAIVSAKDGSKRLFVLEQEGKIRIVKNGKLLQRPFLDIDSLVKSGGEQGLLGLAFPPEFASKKTFFVNYTNRTGIGNTVVASFKASKGADTADPGSRREILTIKQPYANHNGGQLAFGPDGLLYVGTGDGGSGGDPHGNGQRLDTLLGKILRIEVASGAAPYRLPKNPFGNEIWAYGLRNPWRFSFDRGTGDLYIADVGQDEVEEINFQPAGSGAGANYGWNIMEGDRCFREPKCKKSGLTMPVAVYRHGKGDCSVTGGYVYRGRIKGLQGIYFYGDFCSGRIWGLRRIGTKWETKLLADTPYAISTFGEDDDGELYLADYGSGTIYRVGVR, encoded by the coding sequence ATGCTCAGTTGGAAGAACCACGCCATCCGCTTCCTCTTCTGCTTCACCCTTACCGCCCTCCCCTCTCCCGCTTGCGCCGCCGATGCCTGGTTCCCTGCGAGGATAACCCTGACGCCGGTGGTAAAGGGGCTCCGGCAGCCGACGGCGATCGTCAGCGCCAAAGACGGCAGCAAGAGGCTTTTCGTACTCGAGCAGGAAGGGAAGATCCGGATCGTCAAAAACGGCAAGCTGCTCCAGAGGCCCTTTCTCGACATCGACTCACTGGTGAAGTCCGGCGGCGAGCAGGGCCTTCTGGGTCTCGCCTTCCCCCCGGAATTCGCCTCGAAAAAGACCTTCTTCGTCAACTACACCAACCGGACCGGCATCGGGAACACGGTGGTGGCGAGCTTCAAGGCGAGCAAAGGCGCTGACACGGCCGATCCCGGCAGCCGCAGGGAGATCCTGACCATCAAGCAGCCGTACGCGAACCACAACGGCGGCCAGCTCGCCTTCGGCCCGGACGGACTCCTCTACGTCGGCACCGGAGACGGCGGCAGCGGCGGCGATCCGCACGGCAACGGCCAGCGGCTCGACACCCTGCTCGGAAAGATCCTGCGCATCGAGGTGGCTTCCGGCGCTGCCCCCTACCGTCTACCGAAAAATCCCTTCGGCAACGAGATCTGGGCCTACGGTCTGCGCAACCCCTGGCGCTTCTCTTTCGACCGTGGCACCGGTGATCTATACATAGCCGACGTGGGACAGGATGAAGTTGAGGAGATCAACTTCCAGCCTGCGGGCTCCGGTGCCGGTGCGAACTACGGCTGGAACATCATGGAAGGGGACCGCTGCTTCCGCGAACCCAAGTGCAAGAAGAGCGGCCTCACCATGCCGGTCGCGGTCTACCGTCACGGCAAGGGGGATTGCTCCGTTACCGGCGGCTACGTCTACCGCGGCAGGATAAAGGGGCTGCAAGGCATCTACTTCTACGGGGATTTCTGCAGCGGCCGTATCTGGGGGCTACGCAGGATCGGTACGAAATGGGAGACCAAACTTCTGGCCGACACGCCTTACGCCATCTCGACCTTCGGCGAGGACGATGATGGCGAACTCTACCTCGCCGATTACGGCAGCGGGACCATCTACAGGGTCGGGGTTCGCTGA
- a CDS encoding DUF4388 domain-containing protein, which translates to MSLVGNIDDLGLGEIMQIVSLSRKSGVLSLKSLGREASIIFQNGYVTRASSTVFRQNMGELLIRRGVIDRSTLNLALSAQADEGYRRLLGTIMVERFGVSADAIENVVRDQIEKVVYSLFAWTKGTFEFEMQEVTEGVAVKLDPGQFLLLQGLNPQFLAMEGSRILDEKRHRGELVEEREDLAAPKGYGNPPIESSAIPATPEPPSLTLEEGAPPPEIVEITAWLVMAVGAAALLYGGTGLMNYYGKDWQAVMSEPYLVPVSKLSVFFDLGFIPWTVTIAGIHLLWAAYQFWKLKKGGLRRLVEGAWSGITVAVIYEVVEFLQWVNLASSHAALSYYAVGVVGLIFGTALLSAPFAGLLLCLRSEWMLRELRKVYPIPVAVTNRRERQNRNFFRMITELRHGVFKKAGTR; encoded by the coding sequence ATGAGTCTTGTTGGCAACATCGACGATCTGGGACTCGGCGAGATCATGCAGATCGTCAGCTTGAGCCGAAAGTCCGGCGTGCTGTCACTGAAAAGCCTGGGGCGCGAGGCCAGCATCATTTTCCAGAATGGCTACGTCACCAGGGCGAGTTCAACCGTGTTTCGACAGAACATGGGCGAGCTGCTGATCCGCAGGGGCGTCATCGACCGAAGCACCCTCAACCTCGCTCTGAGCGCACAGGCGGATGAAGGGTACCGGCGGCTTCTCGGCACCATCATGGTCGAGCGCTTCGGGGTGAGCGCCGACGCGATCGAGAACGTGGTGCGCGACCAGATCGAGAAGGTGGTCTACTCCCTCTTCGCCTGGACCAAGGGAACTTTCGAGTTCGAGATGCAGGAGGTGACGGAAGGAGTCGCCGTAAAGCTGGATCCGGGGCAGTTTCTGCTGTTGCAGGGGCTCAATCCGCAGTTTCTTGCCATGGAGGGTTCGCGGATCCTCGACGAAAAAAGACACCGCGGCGAACTGGTCGAAGAGCGGGAGGACCTCGCCGCGCCAAAGGGTTATGGCAATCCTCCCATAGAGTCCTCAGCTATCCCGGCAACACCAGAACCGCCGTCTCTGACCTTGGAAGAAGGAGCACCTCCACCGGAGATAGTTGAGATAACCGCCTGGCTCGTGATGGCGGTCGGTGCGGCAGCTCTTCTCTATGGAGGCACCGGGCTCATGAACTATTACGGTAAGGACTGGCAGGCGGTAATGTCGGAGCCGTATCTGGTCCCGGTGTCCAAACTGTCCGTGTTCTTCGATCTGGGCTTCATACCGTGGACCGTCACCATCGCCGGCATCCATCTGCTCTGGGCCGCCTACCAGTTCTGGAAGCTCAAGAAGGGAGGCTTGCGTCGGTTGGTTGAAGGGGCCTGGTCCGGTATCACGGTCGCGGTAATCTACGAAGTCGTTGAGTTCCTCCAGTGGGTGAACCTCGCCTCCAGTCACGCAGCCCTTTCCTATTACGCCGTCGGCGTCGTCGGTCTCATCTTCGGGACCGCCTTGTTGTCTGCCCCCTTCGCCGGGCTTCTGCTCTGCCTCCGGAGCGAGTGGATGTTGCGCGAGCTGAGAAAGGTTTACCCGATACCTGTAGCTGTAACCAATCGGAGGGAAAGGCAGAACAGGAACTTCTTTAGGATGATCACTGAACTGCGACATGGTGTCTTCAAGAAAGCGGGGACGCGGTGA
- a CDS encoding DUF2459 domain-containing protein, which yields MEKRGGMQAVLARLRGEIGRKWLLMLLVLLVSALAGCAAGKKWNYLPATRGEERSIYVIAHGWHAGIALSNEDLGSELGFVREYLRPGRYYEFGWGEADFYQADKVTPTIFLKAVFWRNPSVMHVFSMPAAPPEQYRGGDVVELKLSEAGLKHLKDKLRTSFQFDAGQRPYPLKAGPHGEDRFFKAEGYYLITNTCNTWTAKVLESGGVPMDTVFTLRSASVMRQVKKAREEYRRLRPFGPAEPPSASSTRIDRRSEPFQAMVSPAHL from the coding sequence ATGGAAAAGCGAGGGGGCATGCAAGCGGTGCTTGCCAGGCTTCGCGGGGAGATAGGGCGAAAATGGCTGCTCATGCTGCTTGTTCTGCTTGTGTCGGCGTTAGCCGGATGCGCCGCAGGCAAGAAATGGAACTACCTGCCGGCGACGAGAGGCGAGGAACGCTCGATATACGTGATAGCACACGGATGGCACGCGGGGATCGCGCTGTCAAACGAGGACCTGGGGAGCGAGCTTGGGTTCGTGAGGGAATATCTTCGCCCGGGGCGCTACTACGAGTTCGGCTGGGGGGAGGCGGACTTCTACCAGGCCGACAAAGTGACCCCCACCATCTTCTTGAAGGCGGTGTTCTGGAGAAATCCTAGCGTCATGCACGTATTCTCCATGCCCGCCGCCCCGCCTGAGCAGTACCGAGGAGGCGACGTGGTCGAACTCAAGCTTTCGGAAGCCGGGTTGAAACACTTGAAGGATAAGTTGCGGACCAGTTTCCAATTCGACGCGGGACAACGCCCCTACCCCCTGAAGGCGGGACCGCACGGCGAAGACAGGTTTTTCAAGGCCGAAGGGTATTACCTCATCACCAATACCTGCAACACCTGGACGGCCAAGGTGCTGGAAAGCGGGGGGGTACCGATGGACACCGTTTTCACCCTGCGTTCGGCGAGCGTGATGAGGCAGGTAAAAAAAGCCAGGGAGGAGTATCGGAGGTTGCGCCCCTTCGGCCCAGCAGAGCCGCCATCCGCGAGCAGTACTCGCATAGACCGAAGATCAGAGCCCTTTCAGGCGATGGTTTCTCCAGCTCATTTATGA
- a CDS encoding helix-turn-helix domain-containing protein: protein MSEPTEYQIIEHEGQPAFVLVPWEEFQRIRRMLAAEKAQASGIPQSVVEAHVLHDMSLIRAWREELGLKQEDLAKRLNVSQAAVAKFEHPTARPRLATLRKIAAALGISLEQLHI, encoded by the coding sequence ATGAGCGAACCTACTGAATATCAAATCATAGAGCATGAAGGTCAACCAGCTTTTGTGCTGGTGCCATGGGAAGAGTTCCAGCGCATCCGCCGTATGCTGGCAGCTGAGAAAGCCCAGGCCTCAGGAATCCCCCAGTCCGTTGTCGAAGCTCACGTGCTGCACGACATGTCTCTGATAAGGGCTTGGCGGGAAGAACTGGGCTTGAAGCAGGAGGACCTCGCAAAGCGACTGAATGTATCGCAAGCCGCCGTTGCGAAGTTCGAGCATCCCACCGCACGCCCACGGCTGGCAACTCTTAGAAAGATAGCCGCTGCGCTGGGGATCTCATTGGAACAACTGCATATTTGA
- a CDS encoding AEC family transporter — MATIINALTPVLSLILVGFLIRRSEFLPSSFWPSAERLTYFLLMPAALIHSLAGKKIGTLPWLNILLTVEGVIVASALLVVLLGAANRRMGGGVFTSLFQGGVRFNTFVALALAESLFGKDGLFLAALGAGFMIVLINVLCVSAFSLTVSSSAGIDFKRLGRDLTRNPLIIACVAGIALNASGLKLPTALDGTLLLAGKAAFPLGLMAVGAAYRAGNLALHWQPLVASCTVQFLCKPLVAWQLASATGLSGTAAGVVLLLFSVPTSPASYILSRQMGGDHDSMAAIITAQTCLSFLTLPLTIWILT; from the coding sequence GTGGCAACCATCATCAACGCCCTCACACCGGTTCTCTCGCTGATCCTCGTCGGCTTCCTGATCAGGCGCAGCGAGTTTCTCCCCTCCTCGTTCTGGCCCTCCGCCGAAAGGCTCACCTATTTCCTGCTCATGCCCGCCGCCCTCATCCACAGCCTGGCGGGGAAGAAGATCGGGACGCTACCCTGGCTCAACATCCTGCTCACCGTCGAGGGGGTCATCGTCGCGAGCGCCCTCCTCGTCGTTCTCCTTGGAGCCGCCAACCGGCGCATGGGAGGGGGCGTCTTCACGTCGCTTTTCCAGGGAGGGGTGCGTTTCAATACCTTCGTCGCCCTGGCGCTCGCCGAGAGCCTGTTCGGCAAGGACGGTCTCTTCCTCGCGGCCCTCGGCGCCGGCTTCATGATCGTGCTCATCAACGTGCTCTGCGTCTCGGCCTTCTCGCTCACCGTCAGCAGCAGCGCCGGCATCGATTTCAAAAGGCTCGGACGGGATCTGACACGAAACCCGCTCATCATCGCGTGCGTCGCAGGTATCGCGCTCAACGCCTCTGGACTCAAGCTCCCCACCGCGCTGGACGGGACCCTTCTTTTGGCCGGAAAGGCGGCCTTCCCGCTCGGGCTCATGGCCGTAGGCGCCGCCTACCGCGCCGGGAACCTCGCGCTGCACTGGCAGCCGCTCGTCGCAAGCTGCACCGTACAATTCCTCTGTAAGCCGTTGGTCGCCTGGCAGCTCGCCTCGGCGACCGGCCTGTCCGGTACCGCCGCAGGGGTCGTGCTGCTTCTTTTCAGCGTCCCCACCTCACCGGCCTCCTACATACTCTCGCGGCAGATGGGTGGCGACCATGACAGCATGGCGGCCATCATCACCGCCCAGACCTGCCTCTCCTTCCTAACGCTCCCGCTCACCATCTGGATACTCACTTAG
- a CDS encoding type II toxin-antitoxin system RelE family toxin, producing the protein MVMEVVWQPKAVKQLKKIGDRSVQQRIVLAARSLVDLSSCPNVKQLVGHKYTHRMRVGDWRVLLNVQEEIDIVSIEEIKKRDERTY; encoded by the coding sequence ATGGTCATGGAAGTCGTCTGGCAACCAAAGGCTGTGAAACAGCTCAAAAAGATCGGCGACCGCTCTGTGCAGCAGAGGATAGTCTTGGCTGCCCGGAGTCTCGTAGATCTTTCTTCCTGTCCAAACGTCAAGCAACTTGTCGGTCACAAGTACACTCACAGGATGCGGGTAGGAGACTGGCGCGTACTACTTAACGTGCAGGAGGAAATCGACATCGTCAGTATAGAGGAGATCAAAAAACGCGATGAGCGAACCTACTGA